The following proteins are co-located in the Dyadobacter chenwenxiniae genome:
- a CDS encoding DUF5683 domain-containing protein, producing the protein MKNWFWLVVVVLFSQEAIAQKTSKDTVQKGQVQIITADSTVISAADSLIGNKKEKKFFPVPKTATRLALIPGGGQIYNRDYWKLPIVYIAFGGGLYAYYLNSLKYHDYLATYKSFYDLNPASPDYGQIKAGLTADSVMPIRVRNLLNTNSEMGEISRDQAARGKNYWRRNRGFALIVSGLIYTLSIIEANVAAHLKTFDLSEDLTLRVEPKLNQPQMLTPTPGLRLVFNLK; encoded by the coding sequence TTGAAAAACTGGTTTTGGCTTGTTGTAGTCGTGTTATTTTCTCAGGAAGCGATAGCGCAAAAAACATCGAAGGACACGGTGCAAAAAGGTCAGGTGCAGATCATTACGGCTGATAGCACAGTAATTTCCGCAGCAGACTCATTGATAGGGAATAAAAAGGAAAAGAAATTTTTCCCAGTTCCTAAAACAGCGACCAGACTTGCTTTAATTCCGGGAGGAGGGCAGATCTATAACCGCGATTACTGGAAACTTCCTATTGTTTACATCGCTTTCGGAGGAGGATTGTACGCTTATTATCTCAACTCATTGAAATACCATGATTATCTGGCAACATATAAGTCGTTTTACGATCTGAACCCTGCCAGTCCAGATTATGGACAGATCAAAGCCGGTTTGACAGCCGATTCAGTTATGCCGATCAGGGTCCGTAATTTGCTGAATACCAATAGTGAAATGGGTGAAATAAGTCGTGATCAGGCTGCCCGCGGTAAGAATTACTGGAGGCGTAACCGGGGGTTTGCTTTAATTGTGTCCGGATTGATTTATACACTGTCCATCATTGAAGCCAATGTAGCAGCGCATTTGAAGACATTCGATTTATCGGAAGACCTGACTTTGAGGGTTGAGCCCAAACTGAATCAACCGCAAATGCTGACACCGACGCCGGGATTAAGGCTTGTTTTTAACCTAAAATAA
- the dapB gene encoding 4-hydroxy-tetrahydrodipicolinate reductase gives MRILLLGYGKMGKTIEKIALERGHSIVGKIDIDNRSDMDALKPADVDVAIEFSAPEAAYNNITYCLKKGWPVVSGTTGWLEHRSEIEKLCVQQNGAFFYASNYSIGVNLFFRLNRQLARLMNGHGYEQSMTEIHHIHKLDAPSGTAITLAEAITDEIDNLEGWKLAPETEGGYLQITSKREGEVPGTHIVRYESEVDTIEISHTAHSRAGFALGAVVSAEWLPGRNGVFGMNDLLKI, from the coding sequence ATGAGGATTTTATTACTGGGATATGGCAAAATGGGGAAGACGATCGAAAAAATTGCACTTGAAAGAGGGCACTCGATCGTAGGGAAAATTGATATCGATAACCGCTCCGACATGGATGCATTGAAGCCAGCCGATGTGGACGTTGCCATTGAATTCAGTGCTCCCGAGGCTGCTTATAACAATATTACCTACTGTTTGAAAAAAGGATGGCCCGTCGTAAGCGGCACAACGGGCTGGCTAGAACATCGTTCTGAAATTGAAAAGCTGTGTGTGCAGCAGAACGGCGCCTTCTTTTATGCTTCCAATTACAGCATTGGCGTTAACCTCTTCTTCCGCCTCAACCGCCAGCTGGCCAGATTAATGAACGGACATGGTTACGAACAATCCATGACCGAAATCCACCACATTCACAAGCTGGACGCGCCCAGCGGCACCGCAATTACACTCGCCGAGGCCATTACGGACGAAATCGACAATCTGGAAGGCTGGAAACTCGCTCCTGAAACGGAGGGCGGTTATCTGCAAATTACGTCCAAAAGGGAAGGGGAAGTTCCCGGAACCCACATTGTGCGCTACGAATCGGAAGTGGATACCATTGAAATTTCCCATACAGCGCACAGCCGCGCAGGTTTTGCATTGGGTGCGGTTGTTTCGGCAGAATGGCTTCCCGGCAGAAACGGGGTTTTTGGTATGAACGACCTCCTGAAAATTTGA
- the lepB gene encoding signal peptidase I — translation MAINKEMTSRTAHTGKRKSPVREWFDSILFAVVAATLIRWLFFEAFTIPTPSMENSLLVGDFLFVSKLHYGTRTPKTPLQVPLTHQTIWGTNIPSYSDAIQLPQYRLPGFSEVKRGDVVVFNYPPELQHPVDLKTNYIKRCMGLPGDKLEVRDLQVYANGTAVENPVRMENEYFVATTTSVNEEKVFKENGVSEYNAYTESFNDTIPSNDQMGYLVFTTVEIAAKLKSYDFVKGITLVKSSKDISEPMLYPNSSLFKWNRDNYGPIIVPKEGATVQLTPENIATYGPVIKNYEGLEGVEFDEKSVKVAGKAITSYTFKQDYYFMMGDNRHNSADSRYWGFVPMDHIVGKAVFVWMSIDPSPTSFFNKIRWNRLFRVIN, via the coding sequence ATGGCTATTAATAAAGAAATGACTTCCCGAACTGCTCACACCGGCAAAAGAAAATCGCCGGTAAGGGAATGGTTCGATTCCATACTTTTTGCTGTTGTTGCCGCGACCCTAATCCGTTGGTTGTTTTTTGAAGCATTTACGATCCCGACGCCTTCCATGGAAAACAGCCTTTTGGTGGGTGATTTCTTGTTTGTTAGCAAGCTGCATTATGGCACCCGGACGCCCAAAACGCCGTTGCAAGTGCCTTTGACGCATCAGACCATTTGGGGAACGAACATTCCTTCTTACAGCGATGCCATTCAATTGCCTCAATATCGTCTGCCCGGTTTCAGTGAAGTGAAACGCGGCGATGTTGTGGTTTTTAACTACCCGCCTGAGTTGCAGCATCCCGTGGATCTTAAAACAAATTATATTAAACGCTGCATGGGGTTACCGGGCGATAAACTGGAAGTGAGAGACTTGCAGGTTTATGCCAATGGCACAGCAGTCGAAAATCCAGTGCGCATGGAGAATGAATATTTCGTGGCGACGACAACCTCTGTGAATGAGGAAAAAGTATTTAAGGAAAATGGCGTTTCAGAATACAATGCATATACTGAAAGCTTCAATGATACAATTCCTTCCAATGACCAGATGGGTTATCTGGTTTTTACCACCGTTGAAATTGCGGCAAAACTAAAATCATACGACTTCGTAAAAGGCATTACATTGGTTAAATCTTCGAAGGACATCAGTGAGCCAATGCTTTATCCGAATTCCTCCCTCTTCAAGTGGAACCGTGATAATTATGGCCCGATCATTGTTCCAAAAGAAGGCGCGACCGTCCAATTAACCCCTGAGAACATTGCCACTTACGGTCCGGTCATCAAAAATTACGAAGGACTTGAAGGCGTGGAGTTTGACGAAAAATCGGTGAAAGTGGCTGGCAAGGCGATTACGAGCTATACATTCAAGCAGGATTACTATTTTATGATGGGCGATAACCGTCATAATTCGGCGGATTCACGTTATTGGGGTTTTGTTCCAATGGACCACATTGTAGGTAAGGCTGTTTTTGTCTGGATGTCCATTGATCCAAGTCCAACGAGCTTCTTTAATAAGATCAGATGGAATCGTTTGTTCCGTGTGATTAATTAG
- the lepB gene encoding signal peptidase I, with protein sequence MSVTSIPHKPQQAKPKKSGFREWLDSVLFAVITATLIRWLIFSAFVIPTPSMENSLLVGDYLFVSRLHYGTTTPVTPLQVPLTHQSVWGTSIPSYLDWIQLPQYRLPGFTDVKRGDVVVFNLPVEHPEAYNKYSSVLPDLHPHPLDLRSNYIKRCVAIAGDKLEVRNGQVYVNKTAQKNPARMQSEYFMSTTTPVNEQNVFRKNGITDFSQFTETFNDSVASNDESGYIIKTTSALVEKLKAFDFVKRVEPIHTSKGLKEPYLFPETDSLYWNKDNYGPIVVPKEGVNVPLSPINVAIYGEVIKNYDGNDDIVIKDGKILQNGKMLTSYTFRQDYYFMMGDNRHNSADSRYWGFVPKDHIVGKAVFVWMSLDPDPVSFVNKIRWDRIFRIIE encoded by the coding sequence ATGTCTGTCACTTCAATTCCACACAAGCCGCAGCAAGCCAAACCAAAAAAATCCGGTTTTAGGGAGTGGCTCGATTCTGTGCTGTTTGCCGTAATCACCGCCACTTTGATTCGTTGGCTCATTTTCAGCGCTTTTGTGATTCCTACGCCTTCCATGGAAAATTCACTCCTGGTTGGTGATTATCTGTTTGTTAGCAGGTTACATTACGGAACCACCACACCCGTTACGCCATTGCAAGTGCCGCTCACGCATCAGTCGGTCTGGGGCACGAGCATTCCTTCCTATCTTGACTGGATACAATTGCCTCAATACAGGCTTCCAGGATTTACGGATGTAAAACGCGGCGATGTGGTTGTGTTCAATTTGCCCGTGGAGCATCCGGAGGCATACAATAAGTACAGTTCAGTTTTGCCAGACCTTCATCCACATCCATTGGATCTTCGGTCCAATTACATTAAAAGGTGTGTCGCTATTGCCGGGGACAAGCTCGAAGTGCGTAACGGGCAGGTGTATGTAAACAAAACTGCGCAAAAGAATCCGGCGCGGATGCAAAGCGAGTACTTTATGTCTACAACCACGCCCGTTAACGAGCAGAATGTTTTTCGCAAAAATGGCATTACGGACTTCTCGCAATTTACCGAGACATTTAATGACAGTGTAGCCTCCAATGATGAGTCGGGGTATATTATCAAAACAACCAGCGCGCTTGTTGAGAAATTAAAGGCTTTTGATTTTGTAAAAAGAGTTGAGCCCATTCACACCAGCAAGGGTTTGAAAGAGCCTTATCTCTTTCCTGAAACGGACTCATTATATTGGAATAAAGACAATTATGGCCCCATCGTCGTACCAAAAGAAGGAGTTAATGTTCCCTTATCTCCGATAAATGTTGCGATTTATGGAGAGGTTATCAAGAATTATGATGGAAATGACGATATCGTGATCAAGGACGGAAAGATTCTGCAAAATGGCAAGATGCTTACCAGCTATACATTTCGCCAGGATTATTACTTTATGATGGGGGACAACCGGCACAATTCGGCCGATTCAAGATACTGGGGATTTGTACCCAAAGACCACATTGTAGGAAAAGCAGTTTTTGTATGGATGTCGCTGGATCCTGATCCTGTCAGTTTTGTCAACAAGATTCGATGGGACAGAATTTTCAGGATTATTGAATAG